Proteins encoded by one window of Paenibacillus sp. DCT19:
- a CDS encoding pectinesterase family protein, with protein sequence MLITVSAGQNGDYTSLQDAVDSISQGHQSEVTIRIKPGLYQEKVTIPSDAPPILLLGEDSDTTIISWSDNAHTLDAEGKPLGTFRSGTINIFAKQFTAENITIQNASGPGTGQAVAAFVDGDHAVFRRVRFLGDQDTLYTGPGKQYYNDCYIEGDVDYIFGPATALFDHCQLHNKRSRGYITAASTPEGTPFGYVFLDCRITSGEGVHDVYLGRPWRPYGHVAFLRTVMDGSITGEGWHNWGEPDREKTCRYEEYESGGAGANPSERVSWSRQMTSSETMKYQIINILDGWHPEGY encoded by the coding sequence ATGTTGATTACTGTATCTGCTGGACAAAACGGAGATTATACCAGTCTCCAGGATGCTGTGGATTCGATCTCTCAGGGGCATCAATCGGAGGTTACGATTCGAATCAAACCAGGGCTCTATCAAGAGAAAGTAACCATCCCATCTGATGCTCCGCCCATTCTATTGCTCGGCGAAGATTCAGACACCACAATTATAAGCTGGTCGGATAATGCACATACACTGGATGCAGAGGGAAAACCACTCGGAACATTTCGCTCAGGGACCATAAATATATTTGCGAAGCAGTTTACAGCCGAGAATATAACGATCCAAAATGCCTCTGGACCCGGGACGGGGCAGGCTGTAGCCGCTTTTGTTGATGGAGACCATGCCGTCTTTCGCAGAGTGCGTTTTCTCGGTGATCAGGATACGTTATATACGGGCCCAGGAAAGCAGTATTATAACGATTGTTATATTGAGGGGGATGTAGACTATATTTTTGGTCCGGCAACGGCGCTCTTTGATCACTGCCAACTTCATAACAAAAGATCAAGAGGGTACATAACGGCAGCATCTACACCGGAAGGTACACCATTCGGATATGTCTTTTTGGATTGCCGTATTACAAGTGGTGAAGGGGTTCACGATGTGTATCTTGGGCGTCCTTGGCGTCCTTATGGGCATGTTGCTTTTCTGCGAACAGTTATGGATGGTTCCATTACAGGCGAGGGCTGGCATAATTGGGGGGAGCCTGATAGAGAGAAAACTTGTCGTTATGAGGAATACGAGAGTGGTGGCGCAGGTGCCAATCCGTCGGAAAGAGTTTCTTGGTCGCGGCAAATGACATCATCGGAGACGATGAAGTATCAAATTATAAATATTTTGGACGGATGGCATCCCGAAGGTTACTGA